The Cyprinus carpio isolate SPL01 chromosome A5, ASM1834038v1, whole genome shotgun sequence genome has a segment encoding these proteins:
- the LOC122142008 gene encoding LOW QUALITY PROTEIN: tyrosine-protein kinase receptor Tie-2-like (The sequence of the model RefSeq protein was modified relative to this genomic sequence to represent the inferred CDS: inserted 1 base in 1 codon) — MRHLSSSVTLCLIGCLITGSALDISDVTLINPDPIVSSVNSQSLLCVSSDWTVSGTGSLSLGHEYPDQEAHILSTEPDRSHHSAAKVTWMSHNHTFGGFYCQLKNSNRSKIYTYKMLHEAAFLPESLTITVNEGEDVNISYSKRXYLPEDTVIYKNGDFEHSSPKEDMNVINYTIINAKAQSHAGVYAIRYISEAPFSSAITRLIVRSCKAGLWGADCTKSCLSCANGGVCDDVTGECICPPGFKGPTCETVCGEGRFGRSCKERCVDGVCRSLLFCLRDPYGCSCASGWRGFKCSEACPDGYYGADCKQKCECEQGKCNRFRGCVCEGRHGAHCEKPDTRPVIVSSLRDIELNSGVRYTVNCSASGRPAPLHEEIALVKPDKTTVYAVDTQMENDQTTSTFTVEKITVSAAGRWSCQVKNKHYQEEKEFIVNVKVPPQPQNPPLLNGSGPHHLLLLVNKEPYTGDGPITSVELIYKKASSSTWRSIEVSGSLVRLNNLSPMTQYTTRVQLSRHGPGGTGQPGPEATFSTQMLELPVGVKLRPINQTVLLLSWDAAPAEADWSYEVMCQQVGASGTERRFQLASNSSNLHLSELKPRQKYQCKLRSCSSRVGQACPTVSAWTLSDQLPPPPANISTCNITDSSADITWSVAEGHSISRTMIRYQQMEQTDYSQQVELGVQDQTNMRFQLRGLRADTTYQLELWSVNNMGESVERPQITLKMLTPQESSQLHGFQAHGNMLFYAILGSAGMTCITILLAFCIVLQLKRTTFQRRMVQAFHNIAREEPVVQFSSLPLNVPKKVVNSSQSVAYPTLEWSDIKFQDIIGEGNFGQVLKARIKKDGLRMDAAIKRMKEYASKDDHRDFAGELEVLCKLGHHPNIINLLGACEHRGYLYLAIEYAPHGNLLDFLRKSRVLETDPAFAIANSTTSTLSSQQLLHFAADVAHGMDYLSQKQVSVENTVQNKYEKVLLQFQFCWKSSQI, encoded by the exons GCAGTGCTCTTGATATCTCAGATGTGACTCTGATCAATCCGGACCCAATCGTGTCCTCTGTGAACTCGCAGTCTCTCCTGTGTGTGAGCAGTGACTGGACTGTTTCTGGCACCGGATCGCTGAGTTTGGGCCACGAGTATCCTGATCAGGAAGCTCATATCCTGAGCACTGAACCGGACAGAAGCCACCACTCCGCCGCTAAAGTCACGTGGATGTCCCACAATCACACCTTTGGAGGATTTTACTGCCAGCTCAAAAACTCTAACAGAAGTAAAATCTACACCTACAAGATGCTCCATGAAG CTGCTTTCCTTCCTGAATCTCTGACAATCACTGTTAATGAAGGTGAAGACGTTAACATCTCTTACTCAAAAA CATATTTACCAGAGGATACAGTCATCTATAAAAACG gagaTTTTGAACACTCTTCACCCAAAGAGGACatgaatgtaattaattacacaataatCAATGCAAAAGCCCAAAGTCATGCTGGAGTATATGCTATCCGTTACATTTCTGAAGCTCCATTCAGCTCAGCAATAACCCGACTGATCGTCAGGA GTTGTAAGGCTGGTTTGTGGGGAGCAGACTGTACGAAATCATGTCTGTCTTGCGCTAACGGAGGTGTGTGTGACGATGTGACGGGCGAATGCATCTGCCCTCCAGGGTTTAAAGGACCCACCTGTGAAACAG TGTGTGGTGAGGGCCGCTTCGGCCGGAGCTGTAAGGAGCGCTGCGTGGACGGAGTCTGTCGTTCTCTGCTCTTCTGTCTCAGAGACCCGTACGGCTGCTCCTGTGCGTCCGGATGGAGGGGCTTTAAATGCAGCGAGG CCTGTCCGGATGGTTATTACGGTGCCGACTGTAAACAGAAGTGTGAGTGTGAACAGGGTAAATGCAATCGCTTCAGAGGATGTGTGTGTGAAGGCAGGCACGGAGCTCACTGTGAGAAACCTG ACACGAGACCTGTTATTGTGAGCAGTCTGAGAGACATTGAGCTCAACTCGGGTGTCAGATACACAGTCAACTGCTCTGCATCAGGTCGACCCGCTCCTTTACACGAGGAAATAGCCCTGGTCAAACCAGACAAAACCACTGTCTAT gCAGTGGACACACAGATGGAAAATGATCAAACAACGTCCACATTCACGGTCGAGAAGATCACAGTGTCGGCCGCTGGCCGCTGGTCGTGTCAAGTGAAAAACAAACACTATCAGGAGGAGAAAGAATTCATTGTGAACGTCAAAG TTCCTCCGCAGCCCCAGAATCCTCCACTGCTGAATGGCAGCGGGCCGCATCACCTGTTGCTGCTGGTCAATAAAGAGCCCTACACCGGAGACGGGCCTATCACGTCAGTCGAGCTCATCTATAAAAAAGCCAGCTCATCTACATGGAGAAGCATTGAGG TGAGCGGCTCTCTGGTGAGGTTGAACAACCTTTCTCCCATGACCCAGTACACCACACGGGTGCAGCTGAGTCGCCACGGACCGGGAGGAACCGGCCAGCCTGGACCTGAAGCCACTTTCTCCACACAGATGCTCG AGCTCCCCGTGGGTGTGAAGCTGAGACCCATCAATCAGACCGTGCTGCTCCTGTCGTGGGATGCCGCACCTGCCGAGGCGGACTGGAGTTACGAGGTCATGTGTCAGCAGGTAGGAGCTTCAGGAACTGAGAGGAGATTCCAGCTTGCGTCGAACTCCTCCAACCTCCATCTGAGCGAGCTGAAACCTAGACAAAAATACCAGTGCAAGTTGAGGTCGTGCAGCAGCCGCGTGGGACAGGCCTGTCCCACCGTCAGTGCCTGGACGCTGAGCGATC agcttcctcctcctcctgccaaCATCTCCACCTGTAACATCACTGACTCCTCAGCCGACATCACCTGGTCAGTGGCCGAGGGTCACTCCATCTCCAGAACCATGATCCGTTACCAGCAGATGGAGCAGACGGACTACAGTCAGCAGGTGGAGCTTGGTGTGCAGGACCAGACCAACATGCGCTTCCAGCTCAGGGGTCTGAGGGCCGACACCACCTACCAGCTGGAGCTCTGGAGCGTCAACAACATGGGAGAGAGCGTGGAGAGACCGCAGATCACCCTCAAGATGCTGACACCTCAGGAGAGCTCAC AGCTGCACGGGTTCCAGGCTCATGGTAACATGCTCTTTTATGCGATCCTGGGCTCCGCCGGCATGACATGCATCACTATCCTGCTGGCCTTCTGCATCGTCCTGCAGCTCAAGAGAACCACTTTCCAGAGACGCATGGTGCAGGCCTTCCACAACATAGCG AGAGAGGAGCCTGTGGTCCAGTTTAGCTCTCTGCCGCTGAACGTGCCCAAAAAAGTTGTCAACTCCAGCCAGTCTGTGGCCTATCCTACCCTGGAGTGGAGCGATATCAAGTTCCAGGATATAATTGGAGAGGGAAACTTTGGGCAGGTGCTGAAAGCCCGCATTAAGAAAGACGGCCTGAGGATGGATGCAGCCATCAAAAGAATGAAAG AATATGCATCTAAGGACGACCACAGAGACTTTGCTGGGGAACTTGAGGTCTTGTGTAAACTAGGTCATCATCCGAACATCATTAACCTTCTGGGAGCGTGTGAACACAGAG GTTACCTGTATCTGGCCATTGAATACGCTCCTCACGGAAACCTGCTGGACTTCCTGCGTAAGAGCCGTGTGTTAGAGACGGACCCTGCCTTTGCCATCGCTAACAGCACTACATCCACACTCTCCTCGCAGCAGTTATTGCACTTTGCTGCAGATGTGGCACATGGCATGGACTACCTGAGCCAGAAACAGGTGAGCGTGGAAAACACtgtccaaaacaaatatgaaaaagttCTGCTCCAATTCCAATTTtgctggaaatcctcacagatataa